Within the Phycodurus eques isolate BA_2022a chromosome 15, UOR_Pequ_1.1, whole genome shotgun sequence genome, the region caaatttaattaGTCAAAGAccacacaagtaaacacaaaaggcagttttaaaagtttttattattaagggagaaaacaaaaatcaaacctgcatggccctgtgtgaaaaagtgcttGCCCACCCTGTTCAAACATAACTGTGCTTTTTCATACCCAAGTTCAATTTCTCGAGAcaaaaagatcctcaaaagctagacattATGCTGAGgtctaaagaaattcaggaacaaatgagagagaaagtaattgagattTCTCAGTGCGGAAAAGCTTATAAAGCCATTtcgaaagctttgggactccagcgaaccacagcgAGAGCCATTATTCACAAATGGTGAcaacatagaacagtggtgaaccttcccttgaaccaaaatgaccccaagagcgcagcgacgactcatcgaagaggtcacaaaagaccccgcaataacatccaaagaactgcaggcctcagttaaggtcagtgttctttactccaccataagaaagagactagGAAAAGATGGCCACCATTGCAGTTCCAAGATGAAAACCGCTGTTGAGCAAAAAGAATATTAAGGcttgtctcaattttgccaAAATAAATCTTGATGAtctccaagacttttgggaaaatacactTTGGTCTGATAAGACAAAAGTGGAACTTTTTGGAAgctgtgtgtcccattacatctggcgtaaaagtaacactgcatttcagaaaaagaacatacccacagtaaaatatggtgttggtagtgtgatggtctggggctgttttgctgctttgggatctggaagacttgctgtgataaacgGATGCATGAATTCTGCAGTCTACCGAAAAATCATGAAGGAGCATCTGCGGCCATCtctttgtgacctcaagctgaaacagTCTTGGGTTCtccagcaggacaatgatccaaaacacaccagcaagtccacctctgaatggctgacgaaaaccaaaatgaagactttggaatGCCCTAGTCAAAAGTCAAACCTGGATCCTATTGCGATGCCGTGGCATAACCTTAAAAAGAcgattcatgctcgaaaaccctccaatgtggaCGAATtgcaacaattctgcaaagatgaatgggccaaaattccttcACAGCGCTGTAAGAAACCCATTGCAAGTTATCGTCATCGCTTGATTACAGTTGTTGCCGCTAAGGGTGGCCCagccagttattaggtttagaggGCAATCCGTTTTGGACACAGGGCCATTTAGGTTTGGATTttcttgaagaagaagaagaagaagaaaaaccctcattttaaaactgcattttgtgtttacttgttgtctttgacatttaaattagtttgatgatgggaaacaaacacaaaaaataagaggaaatttatttgaaaaaaaaatatttcgtgCTTGTTCGCCTTTTGGTGTTTTAAACTGGATGGGCCAAAAGGGTCttatttcaacttttttgtatttcacaTGTTAGGCACTAGGTGGAGTAATTACGATGGGAATGATGAGCTGAAAGCGTGAACATATGTTATAAAACCCTCTGTGTAATAAACTGTGGTCATTTataaatgtgcatttttattttcggTTTACAGGTTTGCTGCTAAGCTGATTGCAGGTGTTGTGGATTTCAAGACAATGATTGACAAGTGAGCATATGCAATTACCGATCTTTCGTTTTGATTCTGCTTTACAACGTAccaaatatttttgtagttttgtctTACTGTTGCAGCCTgtcaacaaattaaaatgatagTCGTTTTGTTAATACAACAATTAAAGCAACAAGTGTAAATTGCTGCTAATTAATGCCAACCAGTATCTCACCAGTAGTAGGGTTGTTATTTTAACAGCACGTTAAAGAATATGtcaaaaatatgtttacatttttttttatataatgaaATGTGACTTGTCGTTGTCTTAATTTGTCTTTCGTAATCGCTCTCCTACTCCGTATGAACACATTGCCATAAATGCTGTGCTCGTGTTGTGCAAATCAACAAGAGCTGTTGTACTACTGCAGTGAGACCATACCTGTGGAGTACCTGGGAGGGAAGCCACTGTGTATGAATCAGTACTATGAAGTGCTATCGTCCTGCCGCATCCCGGGTGTGAAGAGGGATGCTGTGGTGAACCATGCGAGAAGCTCCAGTCCCCCTAAACACATCACTGTTGTACATAATTTTCAGGTGAGGAGCGCAATATGGTTTACCGTCATCTGGCTTTTGTCTTGACTTGACTCATTAGTAAACCGACATAGCTCAACAAGCAACACAAACCAGGGGATTTCTGGGGATTTTTCTACAACAGCACGAAAAGAAGATATCAGTTTCAgtcaaatcttaaaaaaaaaacaaaaaaaaaacacttttttaaaaattatttccaaCATGTGTGAAAGTgacgtaaaaagaaaaacaaaacagatatgattaaacaaaataaaaagttaataaaAGTGAAATTACTTCCAAAgggagtaggaagaagtaaaacATATTTACTCCTACCCCTATCTCTACTTCCTTATTGGCCGATATAACTATTACCTTATAGAACATCAATATAGTACTCCCATAATATAATATTACTCaagaaatattaatatatacacaTCATTATTCTTACAGACGCTAATACAGTCATACCAATGATTATATCAGTAACAGCAGTATCTTGGATttgaatggaagaaaaaaaacaactaccggtaccacaacaaaatgaaaagaattatacatttattgtcccatttaatcatatttttttattgtgtttctgtttttggATCCTAATATTTGCCGTATCTCATGTAATCAGGACAGTCgtcatgtttatttttcaaatctttcCAGTGATGCGTTTGTTCTGGAAGTTGGATTTGATTATCTTCATAGTTTGGCAACGAGTGCCCACATGCCTGTGGGCATTATCACTTACTATATTATTTTACTGGACTGTGCACGACATTGGCTCTTAAACTTGAGTGATTTGCATGCACATTGGTATTTGATAAGCACGCTAAACAGTACAAATCTTAACAATGGTGCAATTTAAGTGAGTAACAGAATGGGGATTGGCAGCGGACTGTGGAACTGTACAGCAGCAGCCCCATTTAGAATTTCCCCTTGCATGGAGCCAAATTAGGTCGTACCTTCCTCTCTGACAGTGCCAATCAGAATTGAGCAATTTTGTAAAGGCAGCCTTTCTCTCACTTTGAATGTAGTTTTTCGTGCTGGACGTGTACAACAGCGATGGGACGCCACTGACAGTTGAACAGCTCTATGTTCAGCTCGAGCGGATCTGCAGCGCCTCCCGACAGACTAACACGGAGCCTGTGGGCATCCTCACCACCCAACATCGTGACACCTGGGGCAAGACCTATATTAACCTCATTAAGGGTGAGTGAAGTTGAAGAATATAAGGTTCAATATTTGTGCGATTTGTTTGTAATTTATGCTTACTTGGGTGTAGATATGTGGTGACTCAATCTCAGCCGACCATGAGAGACGAACATTAGATGATTAAAATCAAATCATGTTTATCTTCTGCCTTGGTTGCTTGAATCAGGGTTCCATAATTTGTTTATTCAGATCGAACCAACAAAGAATCCGTGTTGGCCATTCAAAGAAGCATATTCACTTTGTGTTTGGATGGGCCGATGCCTCGAGTGCCAGAGGATGCGTATCGCAGCTGTGCGGCAGTGCAGATGTTGCATGGAGGAGGGAGTCTGTGGAACAGCGGCAACCGCTGGTTTGACAAGACACTGCAGGTGACGTGCAAATCTCAAACTAACCCTTCGGTctagaaagttttttttttttcttcctggaaGTACGTGTGACATGATGTACTCAAATTATAATGGTTGTAAAGAAGAAAACTCTTTCTTTCAGTTCATTATTGGGGAAGATGGGACATGTGGTGCCAACTATGAGCATGCCCCAGCAGAGGGCCCACCCATTGTAGCCCTGATTGACCATGTTGTGGAATACACGTAAGTagttgtttatatttatatctgCAAGGGAAATCTTAAACAACCATGTGCTGTATGCTTTGGAGACAGCAAACACtatgggcctgatttactaaaggtttgtgTGTGCAGCTGCAAAGATGAGCACACTTCAAGTAGAAGAATTTAGCACACTCAATGTAATTGAGCAAACCCGAGACGAATTGTGATTGCTGATTCTGAGTCTTTAAAAGCGGCATCTGAAAGGCAGGTACAAATTCAGCAACGCAATTTTGGAGCTGAGGAGGAGTTATGCCGCATCACCGATGACAAGCTCAATTCTGCATTTCCTTgcgtctgggtcatttcagcatTGAATGTTAAATCAAACATGGATTTAATGTGGTTGCTGGCTTCTTCAAAATTATGGGAGTGATAGATTTCTTTTGTGTACCTCAGTTGtatagtcccctccaaaagtattggaacggcaagggcaattcttttgtttttgttgtatactgaagacatttgggtttcagatcgaaagatgaatatgagacaaagggtcagaattctagcttttatttcatggtgtttacatcgagatgtgttaaaacaactcgggacagagcaccttttgtttgaagccacccgcttgtcaagtgagcaaaagtttTGGGACACATTATTAAATTAGCTTAAAGTGAGCGACATTtgatatttggtggcataatccttacttgcaataactgcatcatcGTGACACCCGGTGATTGACTTGCCCAATCTAAGCCCTTCCACACCCGATGAAGTCCTcagttgtgttggcagtgtgtcttgttgcatgatgacgTTTCacccaattagtttggatgcatttttttaagtaaattgtcagacaaaatggttttgtagacttcagaattcattttgctgctaccatcatgtgttacatcatcaataaagactagtgagcccgttcccgAAGCAACCACGCAAGCCCAAGCTATGACATTACCTccgccatgcttcacagatgagcttgtgtgttttggatcataagcagatcctttctttctccatactttgacctttccatcactttggtagaggttaatcttggtctcatcaatcTATAGAACTTTGTTCccaaacctttgtggctcatctctgtactactttacaaaatccaatctggccttccgattctttttgctgatgagtggtttgcatcttgtggtatggcctgaaTATTTCTTCTTTTGAAGTCTTCtctgaacagtggattgtgataccttcacccctgccctgtggaggttggcagtgatgtcactgactgttgtctttgggtgtttcttagcagctctcacaatgtttctgtaatCAACTGATGTTCATATctttggccgacctgttcgatgtctgttgctcagtccactggtagtttctttctttttcaggacattccaaattgttttcttagctatgcccaatgtttgtgcaatagcgctgatcgattttccctcttctctcagctacAAAATGGTTTGCTGTCTCTCACAGAGAGGTCTCTGagcttcatgtttgcttaacagcaaatgcagctTTCACAgctgaaacccaaagccaaaaacaaacactatttaatgtttaagtaatcaatctaaaaggcaacacctcaGCAACTAGAAACACACATCAGTcacattccaatacttttgctcacttgaaaagtgggtagctctgtcctgagttgtttaaaataccatgaaatataaGCTGGAGTTCTGAACTTTTGCcttatattcatcttttgatcttaacccaaatgtcttcagtatacaacaaaaacaaaggaattgacctcgccgtcccaatacttttggaggggactgtacagtgggtacggaaagtattctttttgtattgcagccatttgctaaaatgttttaagttcattttcccctcattaatgtacacacagcatcccatcttgacagaaaaaaaaaaaacggaattgttgaaatttaggagctctaggaagggttccgatCGTCCCagacgtcttccatttcaggattacggaggtcactgtgctctcaggaaccttaagtgcagcagaattcttttttgtaaccttggccagatctgtgccttgccacaattctgtttctgagctcttcaggcagttcctttgacctcatgattctcatttgctctgacaggcactgtgagctgtaaggtcttctatagacaggtgtgtgccaacAACATGCGCGGTCTGTTCGTGATTGAGCACGCAATTTAGTGCCCGCTATTTGGGATCATAGTAGATACGTGCCACACACCCACCAACAGTACATGCAATCTGTTAACGTTAACACACAATTTAAAGgccgctatttgggatcttagtaaataaGGCCCTATGGTTGTTATATGTATGAAAACAGGAGGAAGCAGGAGATGGTTCATTCTACCACAGTGCCTTTGCCTATGCCCAAAAAGATGCACTTTAACATCACACCTGAGATCAAGAGGGACATTGAAGAGGCCAAACAGAGCATGAATGTGTGAGGACTGCTTTTTCCACTTACTGATCAACAAAGATATTTAAATTGCACAGAGATTCACTTGGATAAATGTCTCAACTTTCTCTCACTGCAGACTGGCTGATGACCTGCATATGAGGGTTTTTGTGTTCAACCACTTTGGGAAAAATGTAGCAAAAGCTCACAAGATGAGCCCTGATGCATTTATACAGGTGGCATTACAACTGGCTTACTACAGGTGAGGTACATGaaaagcgtggctgccatttaAGTATGTGAAGCTGGTGTTTTTTTCTTATCTGAAAATGCTTTGCCGCAACACTGAATCTGCTGCCAATTTtcccgttttgttttgttcttacaaacataCAGCTTATAACTAATAgttgttaaaaatgtatacattatattcttttaaaaactgtttggtCAGTTGAAGCTGTTAGTGCTttgtaaattaaatatatatatatatttaagtaaCTATTGGCCAGCTATATAATAATCCAAAACCTGCTGTCGGGCTGATGAGAGCTAATTCCATTTCATATACAATACTACAtactgtagtgtgtgtgtgtgtgtgtatactgtactgtatatacaccacatactgtatgtttttgctaACCATCTGTACCATTTTCTTTCTCTGCAGGATGTATCAGCAATGTTGTGCGACATATGAAAGCGCCTCCCTGCGTATGTTTAGACTTGGTCGCACTGATACAATCCGATCAACCTCGAGTGCCTCTGCTGCTTTTGTAAGGTCTTTTGATGATCCAGACAGACAGGTGTGATATGCTCCCCTTTGACCTTTCTATATAAACCCAATGTTTTAGGCACTTCTCCAAAGGCCATCACCTGATTCTGATGGAgtttgtgtcccaatgatcctaagaGCTAAGTTGTCAGGGGCTTCATCCCCCTCGTAGGGTCACCGAGGATAAAGATGTCCTTGGTGaggggaccagacaaagcatggctcaaatgACCTCCTATGAAGATGACGATGTACATGGAACTTGATCGTGAGTGCCTGATGGCCACAACATTGAGTCCGAATGGGCCATGTTctgtgcctccattgttgagtgTGGCCGCAAGGTGGTCAGTGCTTATCGTGGTGGTAAGCCAGGAATCCTTTGTTGGATACCAGctgtgagggatgctgtcaagctgaaggagtccgaTTGGGCATTTTTGACCTCTAGAGGCAATTTATGGGTACCAGCACTCAAGGCAGAGTGCAGCTTTAGTGGTCACTAAGGGAAATAATTCAAGTCCACTATCCGGCACCTCAGGAGGTGGAAGTAGTGCA harbors:
- the crata gene encoding carnitine O-acetyltransferase isoform X4, which codes for MWGICSRMVKVGMAKPCGLVKPCHLVKPVSATRITGRYSTHQKGLPNLPVPPLQQTLERYVTALEPIMEAEELTHTKELVDDFQKPGGVGERLQRGLEKRAHNTENWLSDWWVQVAYLNYRLPVVIHSSPGLVLPRMNFNDKQGQIRFAAKLIAGVVDFKTMIDNETIPVEYLGGKPLCMNQYYEVLSSCRIPGVKRDAVVNHARSSSPPKHITVVHNFQFFVLDVYNSDGTPLTVEQLYVQLERICSASRQTNTEPVGILTTQHRDTWGKTYINLIKDRTNKESVLAIQRSIFTLCLDGPMPRVPEDAYRSCAAVQMLHGGGSLWNSGNRWFDKTLQFIIGEDGTCGANYEHAPAEGPPIVALIDHVVEYTRKQEMVHSTTVPLPMPKKMHFNITPEIKRDIEEAKQSMNVLADDLHMRVFVFNHFGKNVAKAHKMSPDAFIQVALQLAYYRMYQQCCATYESASLRMFRLGRTDTIRSTSSASAAFVRSFDDPDRQNTEKVDLMEKAVKAHRSYTNMAISGQAIDRHLLGLKMQAAEEKISVPDVFKDQSYAKALNFRLSTSQVRSFHLPQEYGI
- the crata gene encoding carnitine O-acetyltransferase isoform X1, with protein sequence MWGICSRMVKVGMAKPCGLVKPCHLVKPVSATRITGRYSTHQKGLPNLPVPPLQQTLERYVTALEPIMEAEELTHTKELVDDFQKPGGVGERLQRGLEKRAHNTENWLSDWWVQVAYLNYRLPVVIHSSPGLVLPRMNFNDKQGQIRFAAKLIAGVVDFKTMIDNETIPVEYLGGKPLCMNQYYEVLSSCRIPGVKRDAVVNHARSSSPPKHITVVHNFQFFVLDVYNSDGTPLTVEQLYVQLERICSASRQTNTEPVGILTTQHRDTWGKTYINLIKDRTNKESVLAIQRSIFTLCLDGPMPRVPEDAYRSCAAVQMLHGGGSLWNSGNRWFDKTLQFIIGEDGTCGANYEHAPAEGPPIVALIDHVVEYTRKQEMVHSTTVPLPMPKKMHFNITPEIKRDIEEAKQSMNVLADDLHMRVFVFNHFGKNVAKAHKMSPDAFIQVALQLAYYRMYQQCCATYESASLRMFRLGRTDTIRSTSSASAAFVRSFDDPDRQNTEKVDLMEKAVKAHRSYTNMAISGQAIDRHLLGLKMQAAEEKISVPDVFKDQSYAKALNFRLSTSQVPSKTDCVMCFGPVVPNGYGVCYNPMNDHINFAVSSFSGCKETNAADLARAVENALLDMRTLLEQTPRAKL
- the crata gene encoding carnitine O-acetyltransferase isoform X3, with protein sequence MWGICSRMVKVGMAKPCGLVKPCHLVKPVSATRITGRYSTHQKGLPNLPVPPLQQTLERYVTALEPIMEAEELTHTKELVDDFQKPGGVGERLQRGLEKRAHNTENWLSDWWVQVAYLNYRLPVVIHSSPGLVLPRMNFNDKQGQIRFAAKLIAGVVDFKTMIDNETIPVEYLGGKPLCMNQYYEVLSSCRIPGVKRDAVVNHARSSSPPKHITVVHNFQFFVLDVYNSDGTPLTVEQLYVQLERICSASRQTNTEPVGILTTQHRDTWGKTYINLIKDRTNKESVLAIQRSIFTLCLDGPMPRVPEDAYRSCAAVQMLHGGGSLWNSGNRWFDKTLQFIIGEDGTCGANYEHAPAEGPPIVALIDHVVEYTRKQEMVHSTTVPLPMPKKMHFNITPEIKRDIEEAKQSMNVLADDLHMRVFVFNHFGKNVAKAHKMSPDAFIQVALQLAYYRMYQQCCATYESASLRMFRLGRTDTIRSTSSASAAFVRSFDDPDRQNTEKVDLMEKAVKAHRSYTNMAISGQAIDRHLLGLKMQAAEEKISVPDVFKDQSYAKALNFRLSTSQSWVGWKISEETPRKGRSPSRAEIRIPKPQNCEADVLAASNRNLNGTPVKIMRDVTVMRT
- the crata gene encoding carnitine O-acetyltransferase isoform X5 → MWGICSRMVKVGMAKPCGLVKPCHLVKPVSATRITGRYSTHQKGLPNLPVPPLQQTLERYVTALEPIMEAEELTHTKELVDDFQKPGGVGERLQRGLEKRAHNTENWLSDWWVQVAYLNYRLPVVIHSSPGLVLPRMNFNDKQGQIRFAAKLIAGVVDFKTMIDNETIPVEYLGGKPLCMNQYYEVLSSCRIPGVKRDAVVNHARSSSPPKHITVVHNFQFFVLDVYNSDGTPLTVEQLYVQLERICSASRQTNTEPVGILTTQHRDTWGKTYINLIKDRTNKESVLAIQRSIFTLCLDGPMPRVPEDAYRSCAAVQMLHGGGSLWNSGNRWFDKTLQFIIGEDGTCGANYEHAPAEGPPIVALIDHVVEYTRKQEMVHSTTVPLPMPKKMHFNITPEIKRDIEEAKQSMNVLADDLHMRVFVFNHFGKNVAKAHKMSPDAFIQVALQLAYYRMYQQCCATYESASLRMFRLGRTDTIRSTSSASAAFVRSFDDPDRQIIVLPQNPSSFQLEVTDRWPGILRQDFVVDCRIHGSIYHSKSSRS
- the crata gene encoding carnitine O-acetyltransferase isoform X2; protein product: MAKPCGLVKPCHLVKPVSATRITGRYSTHQKGLPNLPVPPLQQTLERYVTALEPIMEAEELTHTKELVDDFQKPGGVGERLQRGLEKRAHNTENWLSDWWVQVAYLNYRLPVVIHSSPGLVLPRMNFNDKQGQIRFAAKLIAGVVDFKTMIDNETIPVEYLGGKPLCMNQYYEVLSSCRIPGVKRDAVVNHARSSSPPKHITVVHNFQFFVLDVYNSDGTPLTVEQLYVQLERICSASRQTNTEPVGILTTQHRDTWGKTYINLIKDRTNKESVLAIQRSIFTLCLDGPMPRVPEDAYRSCAAVQMLHGGGSLWNSGNRWFDKTLQFIIGEDGTCGANYEHAPAEGPPIVALIDHVVEYTRKQEMVHSTTVPLPMPKKMHFNITPEIKRDIEEAKQSMNVLADDLHMRVFVFNHFGKNVAKAHKMSPDAFIQVALQLAYYRMYQQCCATYESASLRMFRLGRTDTIRSTSSASAAFVRSFDDPDRQNTEKVDLMEKAVKAHRSYTNMAISGQAIDRHLLGLKMQAAEEKISVPDVFKDQSYAKALNFRLSTSQVPSKTDCVMCFGPVVPNGYGVCYNPMNDHINFAVSSFSGCKETNAADLARAVENALLDMRTLLEQTPRAKL